Within Winogradskyella helgolandensis, the genomic segment ACTGATTTACCACTTTTCCTCTGTAGTTTAATAGCGTTATTAATTCCTGTATTTACACATTATCGTAAATATTGGATGTTTGAAATATTAGTATTTTGGATAATTGGTGGTACGTTGCAAGGAGTAATCACTCCAGATATCCTAGAAGGGTTTCCTAGTTTTGATTACTTTAGATATTGGGTGGTTCATTTAGGATTATTGACCATAATATTCTACGTTGTTTTTGTTTTTAAGATGAAACCAACATTACGCAGCGTTTTTAAATCATTACTAGCCTTTCAAGTTTACTTGATAGTTGTAACAGGATTGAATTATGTATTAGATGCTAATTATTTTTACCTAGTTGAAAAACCAAAATCAGCAACTTTAATGGATTATTTTGGAGAATGGCCATATTACGTAATAGTTGGTCAATTAGTGCTTATTCCTTTGTTTCTATTGGT encodes:
- a CDS encoding YwaF family protein; the encoded protein is MGLLTLFIVLSKVTIGSIQHVLPILLALGFGIILIKYSKRNLSNSHQEYILLALGWLVSIVVISYHTYRMLFDNYNFKTDLPLFLCSLIALLIPVFTHYRKYWMFEILVFWIIGGTLQGVITPDILEGFPSFDYFRYWVVHLGLLTIIFYVVFVFKMKPTLRSVFKSLLAFQVYLIVVTGLNYVLDANYFYLVEKPKSATLMDYFGEWPYYVIVGQLVLIPLFLLVYLPFYISSKFENSLSK